The Shewanella mangrovisoli genome has a window encoding:
- a CDS encoding capsule assembly Wzi family protein gives MKAFLTPTILAASVASGLLFSASVAAAPWVDASDIYLRADIQALADAGVIRVPVNTFPLMWSGIGGDLAKVEPELLSPRLVQAFARVNFYYQNAVDNRGNARVKLSGATDPARFQHYGSDYREKGEAKASYEYLGSRVAYKTTVAETYDPQDNKNFRLDESYFAVIMGNWIATLGTVEQWWGPGFDSALHRSNNARPMQSLSLSRNNAAAFETPWLSWIGPWTFKTGFSMAEKERAVPKTAEWDMRFTAKPLQQLEIGLSWSTLFCGEGQNCDFDSWWDSVAGNAVCIDGSDSCLADQRRGAGHRTQSIDLRYANTWQDIPVGLYLEHSCENGSDCGSLWGIDTHFGTSGKQFKLFMEYSDTFVECDGKPNCFYEDPVYLSGARYYGRALGSTYDSDAQVFVLGLVGQFHNSRGFTSLLRYAKLNKDGTNVATTWAPQPPKEDLLMLELSYRMPVWKGMWSLGGTVSRSEFDVQENDTNATFFSSFEYRF, from the coding sequence ATGAAGGCTTTTTTGACCCCCACTATCCTCGCTGCTAGCGTTGCATCTGGTTTATTGTTTTCTGCTTCCGTTGCTGCAGCCCCTTGGGTGGATGCCTCGGACATTTATTTAAGAGCCGATATTCAAGCTCTGGCCGATGCGGGCGTGATCCGTGTGCCAGTGAATACCTTTCCCTTGATGTGGTCAGGTATTGGTGGCGACTTAGCGAAAGTCGAACCCGAACTATTGTCTCCCCGTTTAGTGCAAGCCTTTGCCCGAGTTAACTTTTACTATCAAAATGCCGTCGATAATCGCGGTAATGCTAGGGTTAAACTCTCGGGCGCGACCGATCCCGCTCGCTTCCAGCATTATGGCTCCGACTATCGTGAAAAGGGTGAGGCTAAAGCCTCTTACGAATACTTAGGCTCACGTGTGGCCTATAAAACCACAGTTGCCGAGACTTACGACCCGCAAGATAACAAAAACTTCCGTCTCGATGAGTCTTACTTCGCGGTGATCATGGGTAACTGGATTGCGACTTTAGGTACGGTTGAGCAATGGTGGGGCCCGGGATTTGATTCTGCATTGCATCGCTCTAACAATGCGCGCCCTATGCAGTCACTGTCGCTCAGCCGTAATAATGCTGCCGCCTTCGAAACGCCATGGTTATCTTGGATTGGTCCTTGGACTTTCAAGACCGGTTTTAGCATGGCTGAAAAAGAGCGTGCCGTGCCTAAAACGGCGGAATGGGATATGCGCTTTACCGCCAAACCCCTTCAGCAGTTAGAAATAGGCCTATCTTGGTCGACACTATTCTGTGGTGAAGGGCAGAATTGCGACTTCGATTCTTGGTGGGATTCAGTTGCTGGTAATGCGGTGTGCATCGACGGTTCGGATTCTTGCCTTGCCGATCAACGCCGTGGCGCTGGCCATAGAACCCAGAGCATCGATTTACGTTATGCCAATACTTGGCAGGATATCCCTGTGGGTTTGTACCTTGAGCATAGCTGTGAAAACGGCAGCGATTGCGGCTCACTTTGGGGGATAGATACCCATTTCGGCACGTCGGGTAAGCAATTCAAGCTGTTTATGGAATACTCGGATACCTTTGTCGAGTGTGATGGCAAGCCTAACTGCTTCTATGAAGATCCTGTCTACCTGAGTGGAGCGCGTTACTACGGCAGAGCCTTAGGTTCGACCTATGATAGCGATGCTCAAGTCTTTGTATTGGGTTTAGTTGGCCAGTTCCATAACAGCCGCGGTTTTACCTCGCTCCTGCGTTATGCCAAGTTGAATAAAGACGGCACCAATGTGGCGACCACATGGGCGCCACAGCCACCGAAGGAAGACTTGCTGATGCTGGAGCTTTCCTATCGTATGCCTGTGTGGAAGGGCATGTGGAGTCTGGGCGGTACAGTATCGAGATCGGAATTTGATGTACAAGAAAACGATACTAATGCGACTTTCTTCAGCAGTTTTGAATATCGTTTTTAA